The Tenrec ecaudatus isolate mTenEca1 chromosome 6, mTenEca1.hap1, whole genome shotgun sequence genome has a window encoding:
- the LOC142450902 gene encoding olfactory receptor 6C68-like yields MGNHTTITTFILLGLTEDPQLQILIFVFLLITYMLSIAGNLTIIILTSVDPRLKTAMYFFLQNLSFLEISFTSACIPRFLYSLSTGDRTITYDACIGQMFFADLFIITEFFLLATMSYDRYVAICNPLHYMTIMTHKVCQRFIIGCWMITLLLIFPPLTLVLDLEFCDSNVIDHFICDTNPILKITCTDSAFIEQMVLICSALILLITLLCVVLSYTYIMRTILRIPSAQQRKKAFATCSSHILVVSITYGSCIFVYVKPSAKDETVINKAVTILGTSISPMLNPFIYTLRNKQVKQAFTDLVKRTLLLAKH; encoded by the coding sequence ATGGGAAACCATACGACCATAACCACATTCATCCTCCTGGGACTGACAGAAGACCCACAACTGCAGATTCTGATTTTCGTGTTTCTACTCATCACCTACATGTTGAGCATAGCTGGAAATCTGACCATCATCATCCTCACATCAGTGGATCCCCGCCTTAAAACTGCCATGTACTTTTTTCTCCAAAATTTATCCTTCTTGGAAATCTCATTCACCTCTGCCTGCATTCCGAGATTCCTATACAGCTTATCAACAGGTGACAGGACCATTACCTATGATGCTTGCATAGGCCAAATGTTTTTTGCAGACCTGTTTATAATAACAGAATTTTTCCTCCTGGCCACCATGTCCTATGATCGATATGTGGCCATCTGCAACCCCCTGCACTACATGACCATCATGACCCACAAGGTCTGCCAAAGGTTTATCATAGGCTGCTGGATGATTACTTTGCTTCTTATATTCCCCCCTCTCACCCTGGTACTTgatctggaattctgtgattctAATGTCATTGACCACTTTATCTGTGATACCAATCCTATCCTGAAGATCACATGCACAGATTCAGCATTCATAGAGCAGATGGTGCTTATCTGTTCTGCATTGATCTTACTCATCACTCTCCTGTGCGTGGTCTTGTCCTACACATATATCATGAGAACGATTCTCAGAATCCCCTCTGCTCAACAAAGGAAAAAGGCCTTTGCCACCTGCTCTTCCCACATCCTTGTGGTTTCCATCACCTATGGCAGCTGCATCTTTGTCTATGTCAAACCTTCAGCAAAAGATGAAACGGTCATTAATAAAGCAGTAACAATACTGGGAACATCCATTTCGCCCATGTTAAACCCATTTATTTATACTCTGAGGAACAAGCAAGTCAAACAAGCCTTTACTGACTTAGTCAAAAGGACTCTTTTACTCGCAAAGCATTAA